GGGTATAGAAAAGTTCTCCTCCAAGTTCCTCAGCCAGATAACAGATATGTATCATTAGATTTGGTCAATATAGCTGATGGTTGGGTGGACTTCCCTGATATAGGTTTTGGTACTAGATGAGGCTGATCGGATTCTAGACAGTGGGTTCAAGAAGGAACTAAATGCAATCATTTCCCAACTACCAAAGCGTAGACAAACCTTGCTTTTCTCTGCAACTCAAACAAAGTCAATTCAAGATCTTGCAAGACTAAGTTTGAAGGATCCAGAGTATCTGAGTGTGCATGAAGAATCTGTGACTTCCACTCCTACTCTGTTGAAGCAAATTGTGATGATTGTTCCCCTGGAACAAAAGTTAGATATGTTGTGGAGTTTCATAAAGACACATCTACAGTCGAAAACACTTGTCTTTCTTTCAAGCTGTAAGCAGGTAACTCCACTTTTCTGTCCTGTTTCAagaaattctttttcttgttgaaGGGAATTGTATATTATAGGCTTCTATTACAATTTTACTGTCATGCCACTTGAAAAGTTGCACCCTTTGATGCTTAGCCAATGCATGGCTACTGGCTAGTCATCATTTGCAAGATTTTTTGTGCAATTTTTGGGTATGTAGTTTGATTTTAtgattgaaacttgaaagttgtCTCATTAGTTTCATATTCAATGGCcaattaaataattgttttgttgTATCTGTAACTGCGTGATGTAGTTCACATGCATAGAACTTCTGTTATGGTTTTCAGTTGTGCTGGTTATGGTTATTGTaatgagaaattttttaaaggatttttaGGATGAATTTGTCCATAATTCTTTCATGTAATCAGGGAAAATGTTTAAGATGTGGTTTTTGGTGCAAATTCCCTCTTTTGAGCTTGACTATCTTCCATAATGTTCACATCCCTGCTTAATAGGTAAAATTTGTCTTTGAAGCATTTAAGAAACTGCACCCTGGCATACCATTGAAGTGCCTTCATGGGAGGATGAAACAGGAAAGAAGAATGGCAATATATTCTGAGTTTTGTGAGAAGCGCTCTGTTCTCTTCTCAACTGATGTGGCCGCAAGAGGCCTTGATTTTAATAAGGCAGTTGACTGGGTTGTTCAGGTGAGTCTCATCCTGCTTGTGGTTTCCTGTCTTGGAGCAAGTTTTAGGGCTTTGTGGTGGGGTGTTGGAAGCAAAAGGCTTGTTTTATGTTCAGTCTCTCACTTCTCTCTTGCATTTGTAGGTGGATTGTCCTGAAAATGTAGCTTCTTACATACATAGAGTTGGTCGTACTGCTAGATATAAATCTGATGGAAAGTCAGTTTTATTTCTGTTGCcttcagaaattcaaatgcttgAAAAGTTAAAAGCAGCAAAGGTTCCAGTGCATTTTAATAAGGTACACGTTCCCTGCAAATTAATAGTATGCATGCAATTCCAATTTTCATTTGAACATCAAGGTGTCACTTTTAAATCTGCTTCACTTCAGTGTTATGTTTGTCTGACATTTGCTTTCCATGTTTTTGCAATTGTTGATTATTCAGCCAAGGCAAGAACTACTGCAACCAGTTTCTAGTTTGTTGGCATCTTTACTGGCCAAATACCCAGACATGCAGCATCGGGCTCAGAGGGCATTCATCACATATTTGAGATCCATCCATATCCAAAAGGATAAAGACATATTTGATGTTATGAAACTACCTATTAACGAGTATTCAGCATCATTAGGTTTACCAATGACCCCCAAAATCCGTTTTCTAAACCCGAAAATTAATTCTAAAGATgtgtcaaaatcaattttagttgAACCAGAGGATTCAGACAAGGAAACTATCTTTGAGGTTTCGAGGAAGCTAGACACAGCTGCTTTCAAGGATGAGGAAACTGAAAATGATATTCTTCAGTTAGCGGATACTGCAAATGAAGGCGAAGTTAAGTCATCTGAAATTGAAGAAATCATGTATGTTCCCGTATTCATTTTTACAGTAGTACAGATTAAAAAATTAGGCTGCTTTCTGATAATGCTGCATTAGTTTCTTTATATATGATTATGGAAAGGGGCTACCCTAGTCTTCTAGTTTCAAAATTGCTGAGGCAAATTGATACTTGAATATAACACCTTATGAGGTGgctaatagaaaaagaaattcaaactTGTTCTTACCATTCTTGTGGAGCTTTGAATTTCTTCCTCCATTCTTGTTTACCAATTTGGTTCTTTCCTATGCAGACCAGCAACTCGTgtattgaagaaaaagaaactcaaGATTAATGTACACAGGCCACTTGGGACTAGGGTTGTATTTGATGATGAGGGCCACACACTTCCTCCACTAGCCAGGATAGCGGACACACAGAGTGGCAAAGAAATGTTGCTCGATCCAGGTATGTCCATACTTTTCAACTGCAAACTGAAGTTGATGGTGAAATTGTTGCTTGTAGATGTATATACGTGTCATTTCTTTCCTTGTTTTCATAgttttgtgaaaataataaaaaatgtttaaaatgttaaaatatagcTACACACTTGTTTACCAATTAGAAAACCCTTTTGTATTTTCTGCAATCGTCGTTGAATTTGAGAACCTGATCATGGCTAGATCTCATTCTCATCAAATCACTGTATACCATTTTGGTCTTCAGAGCATTGAAGTAGTTAACTTACATGTATGTTCTTACTTCATAAGCGTGGGACATTTGTACATTTTGCCACATCATCTTTATGTCTTGATGCAGAAAAAAAAGCTGAATACTATAGAAGGATGCGAGATGATTTGAAGAAGGCTGACAACGAAGACAAGCTTATAGAGCGTCAGCGGCttagagaaaaaagaatcaagCAGAAGATGAAATGGAAGGCTGGGAATGCGGAAGAGGACGACCAAGATGATATATCTGGGTCAGAAGTAGATGAGACTGTTGATAGATGGCATAAAAAGAGTAAAGTATACTTTGATAGTGACAGTGACGAGGGTGAAAGAAATGATGTTACAGGGAATGCAGGTATAACTACCGGTGCGGTTACGTTGGAGGAGCAAGAAGCTCTGGCTTTGAAATTGTTAAATTCCATGCACTCATAGAATATGCGTAATTCAGCTGTAACATTTTGTGACAGCAAAAACGGGTGGAAAGAGAGCAATTCCTGAAACATTATAGGAGTTCTGTTAACAAAAAATTTTGATCTCCCAATTTTTTTGTCATCTCTTTCAAGAAAGGTAGACATAGAAtcaatttacttaattttatttattttaactaaaaaaatgggAGTAACGGACATCCTTATGTGTACCAAACACGATGTTAAATATTATTGAGATATTCATAGTTGTACTTCAAAATCTGAATCGTTTACAGGAAAAAACTAGCACCAAAATGGTGTCTTTGCCCCCTGTTAGTTAGAGACCTCCCATTGCTTAGACTGCGTTTTGGAATTCAGACAACCGTTAATAGATggaatgaatttaaataatttatgagaaACATGAACTATCAACGAGAGCTAttttggtttgaaaaaaaaacttttggattGCTGTTTATCACAACTAATATAAACAAGAACTTAATTATTAcaactattaaattaaattaagggtTTAGATTAAATACTTAATTACAAATCTtgtcattgataaaaaaattgcaaattttgtatttttttttaaaaaatggagaTGATAGTAATGAAATGACTGGTGAATGGTGGGGGTTGATTAGAAAATGGATAAGAAAACAAAGACTCCATCCATCTGGTCCGGTCAACCCATGTTCATGTACTTTATTTCAGCTTGAGAGCGAAGTGGGGCAGCATGGTAATTAAGCAAAATCGCGTAGGGCATTGCCCATTAGGAGGAGTCAGCCAGACAAGCACATCTTAAACCGCGTAGGGTAAGGCACagtgaaacaaaatttaaaaacatcgcCTACTActctcacaaaaataaaaacagagtATATACAATCTATGGTAAGCTTAAACAAGTTTTCATCCCTCAActatttaaaaattctatttttactcTCTCAATTTTCATTGTCCAATTTtagtctctatttttttaaaagtaattttagtcTCCCACGTTAAATAAAAACTATCAAGTACTTATATGTCTGACAAAATTACATgtcaacaacaaaataataggtaaaaaaaaaattaattttgtaaaattaacttcatgtcatcattaatttattacattaaaagatttttttttctcttacaatggaaataattttttttcaagtggTCATAGAATGCTCAAATTTGAGTgggacaaaaataattttcgaatagaaaatggagaagaaaaCAAGGACTCCATCAATCTTGATGTATTTTATTTGAAGGAAATTAAGCAAAACCGCGTAGGTGCTCAAATCATAGTCTCAGCATATAAAGTAATATCTTAACCTATCTGCTTAATTGTTTGATTGTGATGGCGGATGAAGGGGGAATTGAGAAGCGGCGCTACGATGTTTTTCTGTGTTTTAGAGGGGAAGACACGCGCTACACCTTCACAGGTAATCTCTATGCTGCTTTGCGGCAGGCGAGATTGAGGACCTTCTTCGATGATGGGTTCAAGAGTGGCGACCAAATCTTTGACGTTGTTCTTCAAGCAATTCaggaatcaaggatttcaatcGTTGTTCTCTCCGAAAACTTCGCTTCTTCCTCGTGGtgccttgaagaacttgtgaagATCCTTGAGTGCAGGGAAACAAAGAAGCAACTCGTTATTCCAATCTTTTACCGCATGGATCCCTCCGACGTAAGGAGACAGACTGGTTGTTATGGGGAGAGCCTGGCTCAACATCAATATGAGTTCAGAAGCGACTCCGAGAAAGTACGCAATTGGCAGGAAGCTTTGACTCATGTCGCCAACTTGCCCGGATGGAGGTTCAGCCGGTAtggcgttttttttttttaaaaaaaaatttgtgaaaaataaacaaaaaaatgaaaataatatatttttttggaaaattgtatttttttccttaattatctccaatttcaattttaatcctcttttaaatttatgtagaaATTTAACCCCTAATTatgtcaaataaatatgattcgCAAGACTCTTGCGcacaccttttttttataagcatttacaaagaaaaaataaacacaagagAAGTGATAACATCTTGAAATTAATAAgagagttaataaaaaataaaggtgtaaatatgtttttagtaatttagtgttttttttataaaattattattatttttaatgtttataaattatgtttgttttatttttaatttttaaattactttaaataataCTCTAGATAGTGAAAAAGttctacaataaaataaatataatttgtaaggaaaaaaataatttttttacaaaaataaaaaataaatactaaattataaagattaaaaaatatttaagtcaaaAAATAAACTGTGTCGATCAAATGAATCTTTAGCCTAGGAAGGTGTTTATGTATCATTGTTGAAATTAAAACTTCATATACTAAGTTAGTAAACGCATGCCGATTATTATTGCTTAAGTCATGTAAACTTTGAATTTTAATCCTGAAAGACCAAAACCACTTGTGATATTTGCACGAAAGCTTTTTTCCATGATTTATAccttattgaatattttaactTCTAAGTTGTCAAATGACCCGTTAACATGGGCTTGAGCCAGTTTATGTCTAGAATTGCAAGGCTTTGGCCACTATTCTTAAAGTAACAATCTAACGAAACTAGTTGGTTCTCCTTCcattcttaaaagaaaaaaaaatagaaaccaataataattaattctcctttcaCACTAGAATTTATTATTGGTAAGAAACAATCTAAGCTTTCAGCTAATTTATCAAGttaattttactttgttttgactttttttGTAGGTACCAATATGAATATGAATTCATCGAAGACATTGTGCGACAAGCCATCGTCGCCATTGTACCCCGCTATAGCATTTTTCTGAGTTTTAGTGGAAACGATACCCGCTCCTTTACAGGTTTTCTCAACAATGCATTGTGCAGGAGTAGGTACCAAACCTTCATGAATGATGGGGACCAAATTTCACAATCTACTAATGGAGTTATTGAAGAATCAAGGCTTTCGATCATTGTATTTTCTGAAAACTATG
The genomic region above belongs to Glycine max cultivar Williams 82 chromosome 14, Glycine_max_v4.0, whole genome shotgun sequence and contains:
- the LOC100820055 gene encoding DEAD-box ATP-dependent RNA helicase 32 gives rise to the protein MRRPKSKEFRKQQRVSEEEEINLLNSWIQFQPPDSGSNPMSLPRLPKNSPVGRLEDNTYSRYAGASRFDQFPLSKKTKDALRESKFVAMTDIQRASLPHALCGRDILGAAKTGSGKTLAFIIPVLEKLYRERWGPEDGVGSIIISPTRELAGQLFDVLKVVGKHHNFSAGLLIGGRKDVDMEKERVNELNILICTPGRLLQHMDETPNFDCSQMQVLVLDEADRILDSGFKKELNAIISQLPKRRQTLLFSATQTKSIQDLARLSLKDPEYLSVHEESVTSTPTLLKQIVMIVPLEQKLDMLWSFIKTHLQSKTLVFLSSCKQVKFVFEAFKKLHPGIPLKCLHGRMKQERRMAIYSEFCEKRSVLFSTDVAARGLDFNKAVDWVVQVDCPENVASYIHRVGRTARYKSDGKSVLFLLPSEIQMLEKLKAAKVPVHFNKPRQELLQPVSSLLASLLAKYPDMQHRAQRAFITYLRSIHIQKDKDIFDVMKLPINEYSASLGLPMTPKIRFLNPKINSKDVSKSILVEPEDSDKETIFEVSRKLDTAAFKDEETENDILQLADTANEGEVKSSEIEEIIPATRVLKKKKLKINVHRPLGTRVVFDDEGHTLPPLARIADTQSGKEMLLDPEKKAEYYRRMRDDLKKADNEDKLIERQRLREKRIKQKMKWKAGNAEEDDQDDISGSEVDETVDRWHKKSKVYFDSDSDEGERNDVTGNAGITTGAVTLEEQEALALKLLNSMHS
- the LOC100778364 gene encoding TMV resistance protein N-like, encoding MADEGGIEKRRYDVFLCFRGEDTRYTFTGNLYAALRQARLRTFFDDGFKSGDQIFDVVLQAIQESRISIVVLSENFASSSWCLEELVKILECRETKKQLVIPIFYRMDPSDVRRQTGCYGESLAQHQYEFRSDSEKVRNWQEALTHVANLPGWRFSRYQYEYEFIEDIVRQAIVAIVPRYSIFLSFSGNDTRSFTGFLNNALCRSRYQTFMNDGDQISQSTNGVIEESRLSIIVFSENYARSSSCLDFLLTILECMKTKNQLVCPIFYKVLPSDLRHQRNSYGEAMTEHENMLGKDSEMVKKWRSALFDVANLKGFYLKTGYEYEFIDKIVEMASKI